From one Bacteroides fragilis NCTC 9343 genomic stretch:
- the trxA gene encoding thioredoxin, with protein MEKFEDLIQSQSPVLVDFFAEWCGPCKAMKPILEDLKQQVGEKARIVKIDVDTHEELAVKYRIQAVPTFILFKKGEAVWRHSGMIQASELKGVIEQYT; from the coding sequence ATGGAAAAATTTGAAGATTTAATACAGTCACAAAGTCCCGTTTTAGTAGATTTTTTCGCAGAATGGTGCGGCCCCTGTAAAGCAATGAAACCGATTCTTGAGGATCTGAAACAGCAGGTAGGCGAGAAAGCCCGTATTGTAAAAATCGATGTGGACACACACGAAGAACTAGCTGTAAAATACAGAATTCAGGCTGTGCCGACTTTTATCCTTTTCAAAAAGGGAGAAGCTGTCTGGCGCCATTCCGGTATGATTCAAGCCAGCGAACTGAAAGGAGTTATTGAACAATACACATAA
- a CDS encoding thioredoxin family protein — MKKVLSLVALAMISTIMFAVNDGVKADQNKKEAKSGEVIVMNKEMFINDVFDYQNSKEWKYKGDKPAIIDLYADWCGPCRMTAPIMKSLAKEYDGKIVIYKVNVDKEKELAALFNATSIPLFVFIPMEGEPQLFRGAADKATYKKAIDEFLLKQK, encoded by the coding sequence ATGAAGAAAGTATTATCATTAGTAGCTTTGGCCATGATCAGCACCATTATGTTTGCTGTAAACGATGGAGTCAAAGCAGATCAAAACAAAAAAGAGGCAAAGAGCGGTGAGGTTATCGTGATGAATAAAGAGATGTTTATCAACGATGTCTTTGATTACCAGAATTCAAAAGAGTGGAAATATAAAGGTGATAAACCTGCCATTATCGACCTGTATGCAGATTGGTGCGGTCCCTGCCGCATGACAGCCCCGATTATGAAATCGCTTGCTAAAGAATATGACGGAAAAATCGTAATATATAAGGTGAACGTGGATAAAGAAAAGGAACTGGCTGCACTATTCAATGCAACAAGTATTCCCCTCTTTGTATTTATCCCAATGGAGGGCGAACCCCAACTGTTTCGTGGAGCAGCAGATAAAGCCACTTATAAAAAAGCAATCGACGAGTTCCTGTTGAAACAGAAATAG
- a CDS encoding type II toxin-antitoxin system HicB family antitoxin, with protein sequence MKLNKTDYMLERTSDGGYYAWLTVNMQCNAYGDSPEEAVKNLEQTMEDLVEEMYLVEDFI encoded by the coding sequence ATGAAATTGAATAAGACTGATTATATGCTTGAGCGCACATCCGATGGCGGTTATTATGCTTGGCTTACTGTAAATATGCAGTGTAATGCGTATGGGGATTCACCCGAAGAAGCGGTAAAAAACCTGGAACAGACCATGGAAGACCTGGTTGAAGAAATGTATTTGGTAGAGGATTTTATATAG
- a CDS encoding glycosyltransferase family protein, whose translation MKFLFIVQGEGRGHFTQAITLEDMLLRNGHQVVEVLVGKSSSRTLPGFFNRSIQAPVKRFTSPNFLPTAENKRADLKKSFAYNLIHVPEYFRSMCYINQRIKETGAEVVINFYELLTGLTYALFRPSVPYVCIGHQYLFLHNHFEFPRKSVIQLSMLRFFTRMTSLRASRRLALSFRKMESDRTERISVVPPLLRREVTAMQPEQGNYIHGYMVNSGFADSVEAFHALHPEIPMHFFWDKQDADEVTKVDATLSFHQIDDVKFLNRMAGCRAYASTAGFESICEAMYLGKPVLMVPAHIEQDCNAYDARQAGAGIIGESFDLESLLRFAGTYVPNREFIRWVRSCERQIIGELERLADQHSAVTVPTLTNYFPI comes from the coding sequence ATGAAATTTCTGTTTATTGTGCAAGGAGAGGGGAGAGGGCATTTCACCCAAGCCATTACCCTTGAAGACATGTTATTACGTAATGGGCACCAGGTAGTGGAGGTTCTTGTCGGCAAAAGTTCGTCACGTACCTTGCCCGGCTTTTTCAACCGGAGTATCCAGGCACCGGTAAAGCGTTTCACCAGTCCGAATTTTTTGCCTACAGCCGAAAATAAACGGGCTGATCTGAAAAAGAGTTTTGCATACAATCTGATACACGTACCGGAATATTTTCGCAGTATGTGTTATATCAATCAGCGCATTAAGGAAACAGGGGCGGAAGTTGTGATCAACTTCTACGAACTTCTGACCGGACTTACCTACGCACTCTTCCGTCCCTCCGTTCCTTATGTTTGCATCGGACACCAATATCTGTTTTTGCACAACCACTTTGAGTTTCCCCGAAAAAGTGTGATTCAACTCTCCATGTTGCGCTTTTTCACGCGGATGACGAGTCTGCGCGCTAGCAGGCGGTTGGCACTCTCTTTTCGTAAAATGGAATCGGACCGGACTGAACGGATATCCGTTGTTCCTCCTCTGCTTCGCAGGGAAGTGACCGCTATGCAGCCGGAACAGGGTAACTACATTCACGGATATATGGTTAACTCAGGTTTTGCAGATAGTGTAGAGGCTTTCCATGCCTTGCATCCTGAAATTCCTATGCACTTTTTCTGGGATAAACAGGATGCTGACGAGGTGACTAAAGTGGATGCCACACTGAGTTTTCATCAGATTGATGATGTGAAGTTTCTTAATAGAATGGCCGGTTGCAGAGCATATGCCAGTACGGCCGGTTTTGAGTCTATCTGTGAAGCGATGTATCTGGGCAAACCTGTACTGATGGTTCCTGCTCATATTGAGCAGGATTGCAATGCTTATGATGCCCGGCAGGCCGGTGCCGGAATTATTGGAGAATCTTTCGATTTGGAGTCGTTGCTTCGTTTTGCCGGAACGTATGTTCCCAACCGGGAATTTATTCGTTGGGTTCGTAGCTGTGAACGACAGATCATTGGAGAACTTGAACGACTTGCTGATCAACATTCGGCTGTCACTGTACCTACATTAACTAATTATTTTCCGATATGA
- a CDS encoding S46 family peptidase, which yields MMKRNLLSAAFALMALAVSADEGMWMLTDLKAQNEAAMMDLGLQIPIEEVYNPDGIALKDAVVHFGGGCTGEIISAEGLVLTNHHCGYGAIQQHSSVDHDYLTNGFWAMNRNEELPCKGLTVTFIDRILDVTTYVNEQLKKDDDPNGINYLSPKYLATVADRFAKAENIQITPATRLELKPFYGGNKYYLFVKTVYNDIRMVGAPPSSIGKFGADTDNWMWPRHTGDFSLFRIYADKNGQPAEYSKDNVPLQVKKHLTISLAGVKEGDFTFVMGFPGRNWRYMISDEVKERMQTTNFMRHHVREARQAVLMDQMLKDPAVRIHYASKYASSANYWKNAIGMNEGLVRLKVLDTKEKQQEQLLAMGREKGDDSYQKAFDEIRSIVAHRHDAMYHQQAISEALVTALDFMKIPSTDGLKKALESKNATKIKEETDKLKAEADKYFASVPFPEVERLVGKKMLETYAGYIPEDQQIGIFKVIDSRFKGNKDAFIDACFKYSIFGSKENFNKFIAHPTLNKLDKDWMILFKYSITDGLLKTALAMKDANKNYDAAHKVWVKGMMDMRQVAGTPIYPDANSTLRLTYGQVLPYEPADGTVYNYYTTLKGVMQKEDPDNWEFVVPQKLKQLYHAKDFGHYAMENGEMPVCFIVNTDNTGGNSGSPVFNGKGQLIGTGFDRNYEGLTGDIAFRPSSQRAAVVDIRYTLFIIDKYAGASHIIKELDIVEE from the coding sequence ATGATGAAAAGAAACTTATTATCTGCTGCGTTTGCACTGATGGCATTGGCCGTCAGTGCTGACGAAGGAATGTGGATGCTGACTGACCTGAAAGCACAGAATGAAGCTGCCATGATGGATCTCGGGTTACAAATCCCTATAGAGGAAGTCTACAATCCGGATGGAATAGCTTTAAAAGATGCTGTTGTACATTTCGGAGGCGGATGTACCGGTGAAATCATCTCGGCGGAGGGATTGGTATTGACTAATCACCACTGCGGATATGGAGCAATTCAACAACATAGCAGTGTAGATCACGATTATCTGACAAATGGATTCTGGGCAATGAACCGGAACGAAGAGTTACCCTGCAAAGGGTTGACAGTAACCTTCATCGACCGTATCCTGGACGTGACAACCTATGTAAACGAGCAACTTAAAAAAGATGACGATCCCAACGGCATCAATTATTTGTCTCCCAAATATCTGGCAACGGTTGCCGACCGATTTGCAAAAGCAGAAAATATCCAAATCACTCCGGCAACACGTTTGGAGCTGAAACCATTTTACGGAGGCAACAAATACTATCTATTTGTAAAGACAGTCTACAATGACATTCGCATGGTAGGTGCCCCTCCTTCTTCGATCGGCAAATTTGGAGCTGATACCGACAACTGGATGTGGCCACGCCACACAGGAGACTTTTCTTTGTTCCGCATTTATGCAGACAAGAACGGTCAGCCGGCTGAATACTCTAAAGACAATGTTCCTTTACAAGTAAAGAAACATTTGACAATCAGCCTGGCAGGAGTTAAAGAAGGTGATTTTACATTTGTCATGGGATTTCCCGGACGCAACTGGCGCTACATGATTTCCGACGAAGTGAAAGAACGAATGCAAACAACCAACTTCATGCGCCACCACGTACGTGAGGCACGGCAGGCCGTACTGATGGATCAAATGCTGAAAGATCCGGCAGTACGCATACATTATGCAAGCAAATATGCTTCCTCCGCTAATTACTGGAAAAATGCCATCGGTATGAACGAAGGTTTGGTCCGACTGAAAGTGTTGGATACCAAAGAAAAGCAACAAGAACAACTGTTGGCAATGGGACGTGAGAAAGGCGATGACTCTTATCAAAAGGCTTTTGATGAGATACGCTCGATTGTGGCGCATCGTCATGATGCCATGTATCATCAGCAAGCCATCAGCGAAGCATTGGTAACGGCACTCGATTTCATGAAAATTCCTTCAACCGACGGATTGAAAAAAGCACTTGAAAGCAAAAATGCCACAAAGATTAAAGAAGAAACTGATAAGCTGAAAGCAGAAGCAGATAAATATTTCGCATCTGTTCCGTTTCCGGAAGTAGAACGACTCGTAGGAAAGAAAATGCTGGAAACCTATGCCGGATATATTCCGGAAGATCAGCAAATCGGTATTTTCAAAGTAATAGACAGCCGTTTTAAAGGGAACAAGGATGCCTTTATCGATGCTTGCTTCAAGTACTCGATCTTTGGTTCGAAAGAGAACTTCAACAAGTTTATCGCTCACCCCACTCTTAACAAACTGGATAAAGACTGGATGATCCTCTTTAAATATTCCATCACGGACGGACTGTTGAAAACGGCACTCGCCATGAAGGATGCCAATAAGAACTATGATGCAGCTCATAAAGTATGGGTAAAAGGTATGATGGATATGCGTCAAGTTGCCGGTACGCCTATCTATCCGGATGCAAACTCAACCCTGAGGTTAACTTATGGTCAGGTATTGCCGTACGAGCCCGCCGACGGGACAGTATACAATTACTATACAACACTGAAAGGGGTAATGCAAAAAGAAGATCCGGATAATTGGGAGTTCGTAGTGCCTCAAAAACTAAAACAACTGTATCATGCAAAAGACTTCGGACATTACGCGATGGAAAACGGAGAAATGCCTGTTTGCTTCATTGTCAATACAGACAATACAGGAGGAAATTCCGGAAGCCCGGTATTCAATGGAAAAGGGCAATTGATCGGGACCGGATTCGATCGTAATTATGAAGGCCTGACAGGAGACATTGCTTTCCGGCCTTCTTCACAACGTGCCGCAGTAGTAGACATCCGCTATACTCTATTTATTATTGATAAGTATGCAGGTGCCTCACACATCATCAAGGAGCTGGATATTGTAGAAGAATAA
- a CDS encoding UDP-2,3-diacylglucosamine diphosphatase, translating to MHLRTYYPTVVLSDIHLGTQHSKTEEVTHFLKSINCDRLILNGDIIDGWHLQKSGLGKWKAKHTDFFKVIMKMMENFGTQVIYVRGNHDDFLDNLAPLNFYNIRIVKDCIYESHGRRYYVTHGDIFDTVTTQMKWLAKLGDTGYTFLLWLNKVYNLRRMKQGKPYYSLSQSIKNRVKTAVSYISDFEKELVGLARAKKCDGVICGHIHHPANTFYEDIHYLNSGDWVETLSALTEDEDGNWTIRYFDSGLLKEDNHKEKQTISITIAS from the coding sequence ATGCATTTACGGACGTATTATCCCACAGTAGTTCTCTCGGATATTCATCTGGGAACTCAACACTCCAAGACAGAGGAAGTCACTCACTTCCTGAAATCAATAAATTGTGATCGCTTAATTCTGAATGGTGATATCATTGACGGATGGCATTTGCAGAAAAGCGGTTTGGGTAAATGGAAAGCTAAACATACGGATTTCTTCAAAGTAATAATGAAGATGATGGAGAATTTCGGGACACAAGTGATTTATGTTCGTGGTAATCATGATGATTTTCTAGATAATCTGGCACCTCTGAATTTTTATAATATCCGGATTGTGAAAGACTGTATCTACGAAAGCCACGGCAGACGTTATTATGTGACACATGGAGATATTTTTGATACGGTGACTACTCAAATGAAATGGCTGGCTAAGTTGGGCGACACAGGATATACTTTTCTGTTATGGTTGAATAAGGTATACAATCTCCGCAGAATGAAGCAGGGAAAACCTTATTATTCCCTTTCCCAGTCTATTAAGAATAGGGTAAAGACTGCCGTTTCTTATATTTCTGATTTTGAAAAAGAGCTTGTTGGCCTGGCAAGGGCTAAAAAGTGTGATGGCGTGATATGCGGTCATATTCACCATCCTGCCAATACTTTTTATGAAGATATCCATTATCTGAATTCAGGCGACTGGGTAGAAACACTTTCGGCTCTTACTGAAGATGAAGATGGTAACTGGACTATCCGCTATTTTGATAGTGGATTACTAAAGGAAGATAATCATAAGGAAAAACAAACTATATCCATAACAATAGCATCATGA